From the Planctomycetota bacterium genome, the window ATACACACGCCCGGTCACCGAGGAGCTCGAACTTTCGGTCGGCTTCCCGTTCAGTTCGGTCACGTGGCGGCCCGACGATAACTGGGAAATTCGCCTGAACTATTCGTTGCCGGATTCTTTCACCGGCCGCATCGACTACGGCTTCCGCGAAGGGTTCGGCATCTTCGGCGAGATCGCGGGCCAGTCCGAAGCGTTCGCCGTCGACGACCTGCCCAACGGAAACGATCGCATCCTCTTCCAGCAGTCACGCTTGGAGATGGGTTTGCGGTATCGCGTGCAGGAAACCAAGGATTACCGGGCCAACGCCATCCTCGCGATCGGCTACGCATTCGACACCGAGTTCAACGTCGGCTTCGACGTCCGTGACGAGGACAGTCTCACCGATATCAGCGACGAGGCGTACGTCCGTGCGGCGGTCGAGCTTCGGTTCTGATTCGTGAAGCCAACTCACGCGGTGGCCGTGTCGGCCGGTGCTGCGTCCTGCTCCTCTTCGTCGTACGTGCCGAAGATGTCGTCGATGTCTTCTTCCATGTACACGTCGTCGAGTTCGGTCGCGTCGACGTCCTTGCGCATGAGGAAGTAGATGATCGTCGAGCTGGCGAAGTAGAGGCTCATCGCGAACGCGCCCAGCAGCCCGATCGCGAGGTACACCCAGAACGCGATGAAGAACGCCGCGATGTCCTGTGGGAACGACAGTGCGATGAAATCGATGTCGTAGCTGAGCTTGCCGAAGCTCGGTGCTTCGTCCCACACGGCCGGGATCACCTCGCGTCCGCCCTCGAGTTTGCGGAACGAGAACAGCCCGATGAAGCCGTGCGAGAGCGAGAGCGTGAGCCAGACGAACAGTCGGAACACGCTATAGACAACCGCGCCGTAAAGCAGCGACAGCAACGTGTACCACGCCAACGTCCAGGGCCGGGCGTACAGGTAACTGAAGCTGCGGCTGATCGCGTCGAAGCTGTCGGTGCCTTCGACGGCGATGGTCGGGTACATCAGGTTGAACCCGCCGACGAGTCCGACAACGACCAGACTCATCACCATCGCGCCGAGCAGTACGAGGATGAACCCCACGCCCACCGCGATCGGCCCGATGGCGGGGATGTTCAGCAGCAGTCCCGCCAACGCGATCGCGAGTCCGAGTCCCGCGAGCATCAACAACGGGATCAACGGCGCGCTCACGAAGCTGAGGAACTTGCCGGAGGAAAATTTGAGCGCCTCGCGGATCGAGATCTTCTCGTCCCGAGCGACATACACCGCCGCGATGCGGGTCAACGCGCCGCCAAAGACCGCGAGGACGGCGATCTTGAACGCGAAGAAGATCGCAAAGTACACGGGAAACCGGGTGACCGCCCAGGACGGCCCCGTACCCAGCGAGCGGCCGATCGCCGCGACCGCACCGTCGATGTCTAGCCGAAGCAGCGATCCCACCAACTGGTTCAATGCGTCGGTCTGCCACTTGAGCGTCGTTGCGAACGGGCCTTCGCCGTTGATTTGTTTGAGCCGGGCCCAATCCTGGCTCGTCGTTTCGTAAGCGTCCTGCACGCGGCGGTCGAACAACCGTTCGGCGTCGGCGCGACGTTCATCACTCACGCCGTCCAGCGCACGCTCGGCGGCGGCGATGGCGTTGTCACGCCTTTCGATCGATGCGTCGCGCATCGCATCGAGCGACACGCCTTCGGGATTGCCGGCATTGACCGATCGCTGGTAGGCCTCGTAGTGGTTGCGGATGCTCTCGCGTTTGGTTTCGAGTGCCGCTTCGAAATTGTCGCCGCCCGCGGTCTCATGGAACAGTTCGACCTCGCCGGGGACGACACGATCGGAAACGTAGTACCACGCAGCATCGAGCGCCTGGCCGAAGACGTAGAGCGTGAGAATCGCGGCCAACGCGAGGATGAGCATCGACGGCTGCGCCGCGACGCCGAAGGCGCGGAACAGGCGGGTGAACGGAAACAAGTTGGGCCAATCGATGCCGTGGACGAGGGTCTGCGGGCGGATCAGCGACGCGGGTGCGGACCCCGGTTCACCAGGTTCGGGTTGCTCGGCGGGCTCGGACGGCTGCTCAGTCATGGGCGGGCGATGGTATTGGCCCGGCGTGTGGTGAGCAAAAGCGAACCGGTGGGGCGGCGCGACGGTCTAGGGCGACTTGTCATCCGGCGAGTCGACCACGCCCTCGACCTCGTCGCCGTCCCCCTCGACGGCCGGCACTTGGTACTTGCCGTCGAGCCAGCGGTTCAGATCGACGAGACGGCAACGCTTCGAGCAGAACGGCGATGTCGTGGCGTCCGGCTCGACGGTGCCTTTGCAGATCGGGCAGGGCGGTGGCTCGGCGGCGTCACTCGGCATCGTTGCCGGGTTTCTTCGTCGGCTTTGGCTCGGCTGGCTTGGTTTCTGTCTTCGCCTTACTTTCCGACTTTGCCGGCTTGGCGTCGGACTTCTTCCCCGCGTCGGGTTTGTCCGCGTCGGCTGCTTTCTTGTAGCTCTCGGACCGGTAGTCGGTTTCGTAGAACCCGCCACCTTTGAAGATCACACCGGCCCCGGTGCCGATGAGCCGCTTGAGCTTGTTCTTTCCGCATGCGGGGCACTTGCGCAAGTGCGATGCGGACATCGACTGGAACTTTTCGAAGGCGTGCTCGCAGGCGTCGCAGCGGTAGTCGTAGGTGGGCATGGCAGTTCTCAACTCACGGAAGACACGGCGACCTGGGCCGGCCGGATGGTGCGACCGGCGTGGCGGTAGCCGGCTTGAAGTAATTGTGTCACCGTCGGCTCGTCGTACTCGTCGGTCGGCTGTTGCATGAGCGCCTCGTGCTCGTTGTGATCGAACGGGGTGCCCGGTTCGGGGGCGATGCGTTCGACCTGCTGTTTGCCGAGCGTTTGGAGGAAGCTGTCGAGCGTCGCCTGAACGCCGCCGAGGACTTGGGAGGCCGGGGCATCAGGGTCGACTTGCAGGGCGCGCTCGAGGTTGTCGATGACCGGGAGCAGTTCCTTCACGAACGCTCCCACGGCGATGCCGAGCCGCTGTGCGTTGTCACGCTCCATGCGGCGGTTGGCGTTCTGGAAGTCGGCTTGAACACGGGCGAACTTCTCCCGGAACGCGGCGAGCTCCGCCTGGAGTCGTTCGATTTCCGCCGCGGGATCGGCCTCGGCGTCGGTCATCGGTATGTCGACGTCTTCCGGCTGTTGCTCATCGTCCTCGATGAAGTCCTGCTCGGTGGGTTCTTCGTACTGTTCTTCTTGGCCGTTCATGGCGGGAGGTTGGGGTGTTTAGTCGAACAGGTCGCGGAGCTTGTCCATGAAGCCCTTGCGTTGCGGGAGGATGTCGTGGTCCTCGGTGTTGGCGAACTCCATTAGGAGATCGCGCTGCTTTTCGGAGAGCTTCTTGGGGATCTCGATCATGGTCTGCACGAGCTGGTCGCCGCGCTTGTAACTGCGGAGGTCGGGCAGGCCCTTGCCTTTGAGCTTGAAGACCTGGCCGTGTTGGGTGCCGGCGGGGATGGTGAGTTGTTCCTTGCCGTCGAGCGTCGGAACGTCAAGGGCCGCGCCGAGCGAGGCTTGCGTGAAACTGATCGGAATCTGGCAGACGATGTCGTCGTGCTGGCGGCTGAACATCGGATGGTCGGCGACCTCGATGTAGCAGTGCAAATCACCGGGCGGCGCGCCGTTTTCGCCGGGTTCGCCTTCGCCGGCGATGCGGACGGCTTGGCCCTCGTGAACGCCGGCGGGAATCTTCACGGTGACTTTGCGTTTGATGTCGACCTTGCCCTCGCCACGGCACTTGTCGCAGCGGTCGGAGGGGTCGACGATCTTGCCGCGGCCCTTGCAGTTGGGGCAGGTGCTGACCATGCGGAACATGCCGCCAAAGCCCTGCTGCGCGACGCGTCCCTGGCCGCCGCAGGCGACGCAGGGTTTCTGTTCGACGCCCGGTTTCATGCCGTCGCCGTCGCAGTTGTCACAGATCTCCTGGCGCTCGAACTCGATGGTTTTTTCGGTGCCTTCGGCGACTTCGTTGAGCGTGAGTTTGACCTGGGTTTCCAAGTCGTATCCGCGCCGGCCGCGACGGGAGCGTCCGCCGGTTCCGCCCATGTTGACGTGAAAGCCGCCACGCCCGCCGCCGCCGAACATCTCCTCGAAGATCGAGAAGATGTCGGTCGCGTTCATGTGCGAGTAGTCGTGGGTCGCGCCGGCGACGCCCTGGTGGCCGAACTGGTCGTAGCGCTGCCGCTTGGTCGCGTCGGAGAGGACTTCGTACGCCTCGGCGGCTTCCTTGAACTTTGCCTCGGCGCCGGCGTCACCCTCGTTGCGGTCTGGGTGGTACTTCATCGCCAGCTTGCGGTACGCCTTCTTGATGTCCGACTCGGAGGCGGACTTGGCGACGCCAAGGATTTCGTAGTAGTCGCGCTTGGTCGCTGGCATGGAATGACACTCTTGGGCGTGCTAACGGCTGTCGGCGGGTTTCGGATTGGTCAGTCGGTCGGTCCGCACCGCAACGGTATCCATCCCGACGCGGGCGAGGTGGTATCCCGCATCGGCGAGCAGTTCGATTGCCGATTCGGCGTCCTCAAACGCTAAGTTTCGGTGCTCGTAGAAAATTACGCTCGGTCGGTCTGCTTCGAAATCGATCATCTTGAGAATCTCGAAGTCGAACCCCTCGGCATCGATCGAGAGGATGTCGAGTTGCTCGATCCCGTACTTTTGTTTGAGGTCTGCAAACGTGAGTGCGAGCACCTCGATCGTCGCGATCCGGTTTTCGTCGCCCACGTGTCGAACGACATGATCTCGTGACAAGGACGCGACGCCTTCGAGCATCGAGGAGCCATCGTCCAGCCCCGACACGTGATACAGCTTGGCCACGCCGGATGCCGCGGCGATCACGCTACGTTCCACATGGATGTTCGCGTTGTCAGCGTAGGTGGCGTCGAGACGGTCCGCCGCCCAAGGCTGCGGCTCGACGAGAATGCTCTTCCAACCAGGGCGGATCAAGGGAACGAACGGGTCGTAGCCGGCACAATCGTTGGCACCGATTTGGATGCACGTCACGCCCGCGTCCTGATCGAACAGGCTCGTCACAGCAAGCTCGAGCACGTTCAGCAAGTGCTTCGACGGCACGTCCGGGCCCTTGTGAGACCCGAGGCCGTGTCGTCGAAGCACTCCCTTGGCGATGGACTTGAGCATTCAGCACCTCGTCAGGGCGGCGTTACGCAACCGCACCGGCGACGGGCGTGGACTTGTCGTCCTTTTCCTTGAGCTCGGTGATAAGCACGTCGGTAGTCAGGGCCAGGCCGGCGACGCTGGCGGCGTTTTGCAGGGCGGTCTTGACGACCTTGGCCGGGTCGATCACGCCGGATTTGTACAAGTCCTCGAACGTGTCGGTGCGGGCGTTGTAGCCGAAGGACACGGGGCTGGCCTTGTCGAGGATCTTGGACACGATGACCTCGCCGTCCTCGCCGGCGTTGTCGGCGATCTGGGCGGCGGGGGCCTTCATGGCGTCGGCGACGATGTCGAAGCCGAGCTTCTCGTCACCCTTGCCCGACTTCTTCGCCGCGACCACGGCGGAGATCGCGCGGAGCAAGGCCACGCCGCCGCCGGGTACGATGCCTTCCTCGGCGGCCGCGCGGGTCGCGTGGAGGGCGTCGTCGATGAGGTCCTTGCGTTCCTTCATCTCGGTCTCGGTCGCGGCGCCGGCCTTCACGACGGCAACGCCGCCGGTGAGTTTGGCCAGACGCTCCTGCAGCTTCTCGCGGTCGTAGTCGGAGGTGGTCGTCTCGATCTGACGGCGAATCTGCTCGACGCGGCTGTTGATGTCCTTTTTCTTGCCGGCACCTTCGACGACGAGGGTTTCGCCCTTGCCGATGACGACGCGCTTGGCGGTGCCAAGCTGGTCGAGCTCGACGGCTTCGAGAGAGACGCCGAGGTCTTCGGAGAGGAACGTGCCACCGGTGACGGCGGCCAAGTCGCCGAGCATGGCTTTGCGACGATCACCGAAGCCGGGGGCTTTGACGGCGGCGACGTTGAGGATGCCGCGCATCTTATTGACGACCAGCGCGGCGAGCGCTTCGGCCTCGACGTCCTCGGCGATGATGAGCATCGGCCGGCTGCCGCCGACGACCTTGTTCAACAACGGCAATAGATCGTTGAGGTTGCTGATCTTCTTCTCGTGAAGAAGGATGTACGGGTTCTCAAGCTCACATTCGAGCGTGTTCGGGTTGGTGATGAACCACGGCGAGAGGTAGCCTTTGTCGAAGGCCATGCCCTCGGTGTACTCGAGCGTTGACTCCAGGCCCTTGCCCTCGTCGACGGTGATGACGCCTTCCTTGCCGACCTTTTCCATCGCTTCGGCGAGTAGGGCACCGATGGCCTCGTCGCCATTGGCGCTGATGGTGGCGACCTTCTGGTAGTCGTCCTTGCCCTTGACCTTCTTGCTCATCTCGTCGATGGCGGCGGTGGCGGCCTCGGTGGCCTTCATGATGCCACGCTGGACCTGCACGGCGTTGACGCCGGCGGTGAGGTGCTTGACGCCTTCGGAGAAGATCGCCTCGGCGAGGACGGTCGCCGTGGTGGTGCCGTCGCCGGCTTTGTCACCGGTCTTGCTCGCGACGGTGTTGATGAGCTTGGCGCCCATGTTCTCGAAGGGGTCTTCGAGTTCGATTTCCTTGGAGACGGTGACGCCGTCCTTGGTGATGCGGGGGCCGCCGAAGGATTTCTGGAGCACGACGTTGCGGCCCTTGGGCCCGAGCGTGGCTTTGACCGCCTTGGCGAGCGTCGACAATCCCTTGGCCACCGCGGCTCGGGCGTCGGTGTCGAATTTCATTTGCTTGGATGACATGGTGGGGAAGTTTGAAGTGTGAATGCGGAAGGGTGAAGTGGGGGAAGCTGGCTGAGCGTCGAAGTGCGTTCTGCAACTTCAAACTTCAGCCTTCACACTTCCCACTTACTCGAGTACACCGAGGATGTCGGACTCGCGGAGGATGACGAGCTTGTCGCCGTCGACCTCGATCTCGGTGCCGGCGTACTTGCCGTAGTAGACGGTCTCGCCTTTCTTGACGCCGGGGGCGTGGCGCTTGCCGTCGTCGGACTGCTTGCCGGGGCCGACGGCGAGGACTTTGCCCTTGGTCGGCTTCTCCTTGGCAGCCTCGGGCAGGACGATGCCGGAGGCGGTGGTCTCTTCAGCATCGTCACGCTTGACGACGACGCGGTCATTCAGGGGGTTGAGTTTGGTGGGCATTTGGTTTCTCAGTCTTGGCTGCCGGCGACGAACTGTGCGACCGTCAGGCCAGCGGATCGGATTAGTTTGCGGAGGGTGCCTTTGGCTACTTCACGGTGATCTGGGATGGAAAGCGTTGCGATCTCGCCGGGTTTGATCATGACGATGTGACTGCCGCGTTGTCGGGCGACCGACCAGCCGAACGACTCGAATCGAGCAACAACTTCTCGGCCGCTCATCACGGGCAGAGCTGGCATCAGACGGTGACCTCGACGTCAGCGGTCTCAACAGTCAGGGGTAGGCCCTGTTCTTGGCGAACCTCAAGGCACACCGCGATCGCCTCGCGAATGTTCGCTATGGCCTCGTCGCGTGTCGCCCCTTGGCTGACACAGCCAGGAATCGATGGGCACTCGGCAACCCAAGCGCCATCCTCGTCGCGATCGATAGTGATGCGAAACGTCATCGAGGCTCCTTAGTAATCCATGCCCTCGTGGTCATGGTCGTGGTCGTCGCCGCCCTTGCTGGGTTGGTCGGCGATGATGCAGTCGGTGGTCAGCAGGAGTGTGGCGACTTCGCTGGCGTTTTGCAGGGCGGTGCGTTCGACCTTGGCGGGGGTGAGGATGCCGGCGGCGATCATGTCGACGTGTTCGCCGGTGAGGGCGTTGAAGCCGTTGGCGGCTTTGTCTTCCATGACGCGGCGGACAATGACGCTGCCGCTGTGGCCGGCGTTCTCGGCGATCTGCTTGAGCGGGGCCATGAGTGCCTGGCGGATGACCTTCACGCCCGCGGCCTCGTCGCCGGTGACCTTGAGCTTCTTCTCGTCGAGGGCGGCCAGGGCACGGACCATCGCGGTGCCGCCGCCGGGGACGACGCCTTCCTCGACGGCCGCGCGGGTCGCATGGAGGGCGTCCTCGATGCGGGCCTTCTTTTCCTTGAGCTCGGCCTCGGTCGCGGCACCGACGTTGACCTGGGCCACCCCGCCGGCGAGCTTCGCCAGGCGCTCCTGCAGCTTCTCGCGGTCGTAGTCGGACGTGGTGGTGTCGATCTCGCGGCGGATCTGCTCGATGCGTCCCTGGATGTCGGCGCTGCTGCCGGCACCCTCGATGATCGTGGTGTTGTCGTTGTCGATGCGGACCTTCTTGGCGGTGCCGAAGTCGGTCAGTTCGACGGCGTCGAGCTCGACGCCTAGGTCCTTCATGATCGCCCGGCCGCCGGTGAGGACGGCGATGTCGTTGAGCATGGCCTTGCGGCGATCGCCGTAGCCGGGAGCCTTGACGGCGGCGACGTTGAGGATGCCACGGAGCTTGTTGACGACCAGCGTCGAGAGTGCCTCGCCGTCGATGTCCTCGGCGATGATCAACAGCGGCTTCTTTGCCGTCTGGATCTTCTCGAGGATCGGCAGCAGCTTTTGGGCCGAGGAAATCTTGTCTTCGTAAACGAGGATGAGCGGCTTGTCGAACTCGACGGCCATCTCGTCCTGATCGGTGATGAAGTTGGGCGAGAGGTAGCCGCGGTCGAACTGCATGCCCTCGACGACGTCGACGTAGGTGTCGAGGCTCTTGCCTTCCTCGACGGTGATGACGCCGTCCTTGCCGACCTTCATGAAGCAGTCGGCCATGATCTTGCCGACTTCCTGGTCGTTGTTGGCGGAAATGGCGGCGACATTCTGGATGTCGGCCTTCTTGGAGGCGTCGATCGGCTTGGACTGCTTAACGATCGCGTCGACGGCGGCCTCGGTGGCACGGCGGATGCCACGGGCCAGGGCGTTGGCGTCGGTGCCGGCGGTGAGGTAGCGGTAGCCCTCGGCGAAGATCGCCTCGGCGAGGACCGTCGCGGTCGTCGTCCCGTCGCCGGCGGCGTCGGAGGTCTTGCTGGAGGCCTCCTTGACCATCTTGGCACCGATGTTTTCGTACTTGTCGGTGAGGTCGATCTCCTCGGCGACAGTGACGCCGTCCTTGGTGACGGTGGGGGCACCCCAGCCCTTGTCGATGACGGCGTTCTTGCCGCGGGGGCCTAGGGTGGTCTTAACGGCACGTGAAAGCTTCTGGACACCGGTCAGCAGATGCTTGCGGGCTTCGGCGTCGAAGGAGAGCATTTTGGCGGGCATGGGTCTTTGGAACTCCGAGAAAACGGGGTTGGGATACGGGAAAGTCGTGGTAAGCCAAAGCAATTACAACCGGCATGCCAGTTGGAAATCGTTGTTTTGGGGCCGTGACGGTGGTTTCGTGAGTCGAACTGCCGCACTTGTGGCGGTCATGGCGCGACAAACCGCCGATCTGGCAGAAGGCCAGATCGGCGGTTGTCAGGAGCAGCGGATGAGCAATGGGATCAGCCGACCCGGCGACGCAGCAGGGCAAGTCCGGCCACGCCCGCCAGTGCCAGCGAGCCCGGCTCGGGGATGAAGCCGACGCTGGCGAAGAACACCTCGTAGCTGCCGGTCGGGTTGAGGGAGGTGGCATCAACCTCCACGAAGTAAGTCCCATCCTCGGGGATCAGCAGATCGAAAATGAACGAGTCGAGCGTCTCGATCTCGTCGTCGTTGAACGCGCTGGTGCCAAAATAGTCCAGTGGGTTGCCGTCTTCGTCGAGGACGGTGACCTCGGCGTCGATGAGGTCCGTGAAGCGTTCGGCGACCGATTCGCTCACGATCTCGACGCTGAGCAGGTTGCCGGCGAAGAGTTGGATTTCGAAGACGTCGAGGTCGGCCGCACTGCTGAGCGTGCCGGTGACGGCGTTGGCGCGGACGGGAACATCTTCGCCGAAGAACTCTTCGCCGATCGGCTGGATACCGGAGAGGTCGAGAAGTTGCAGTTCGATCGGCTGGGCGGTGGCGAGCGTGTTATTGAAGCCGGCCGCTTCGGGGATGATGTCGTCCACTGCAGCGAACTGGAGTTTGATCGCCGAGCGGTCGCTGAAGTTTGTGAAGCCGCTGAAAAACACGCCGAAGTCGCCGCCGAAGGCGGGGGTGGACATGGTGTTGCCAAAGAACTCGTTGGCAGCAGTACCGCCAGGGAAAGACGGCACAAAGCCGGTCTCGAGCCCGGTGCTGGGAACACCCGAACCGATCGGCCCGAACGCGTCATGGTGGCGCAGTCCCAAGGTGTGTCCCAGCTCATGGCCGCCAACGTTAATGGCGTAGTTGACCTGCTCGGCCGATGAAAACCCCAGCAGGCCGTCGGTCCCGATGAACGCCAGATCGCTGGCGGAGATGTTGCGGAAGTCGATGCCCGTGACGGCGATGCCGCCAAGTCCGAAGGCGTCGAAGACCAGATCGGTATCCGCGCCGGCAGGGTCGGTCAGGGAAAAGTTGATATCGAAGCCGGCGAACAGGTTGCTGAGGCCGGTGATGACGCTGGCCTGCTCGGCGGGGGAGTAAACGCCGGGGATGGCGCCGCTGAAGTCGACGAAGACCTGCTGGGTCGTGCCGCCGGGGCCGATCTCGGCGATCGCGGCGTTGGGGCCGTAGTTGTTCAGGTCGATGGGCCGTTGGCCGGGGGCGAGGTTGGCGTTGTAGGCGGCGATACGATCCTCGACGGGGAACGGCGTGCCGTCCGCGTGGGCCGAGCCCCAGCTACAAATGTCGCAAGCAGCGGCGGTCGCCGCGGGAAGAAAGGTTGCCACCGCGGCAGCCCAAATCAAATGACGTGCGGACGTACGCCCACATACAAGCTCCGATGTTCTCGTAAGACGCATCAATCTCTCACTCTCATGTGCGGGCTGAACCGGCACGGGTTGGGGGAATAGGCGGAAACTACGACTATGGCGAAATCCGCCCATCGGGCAACCAATAAACGACCGTCGGATAAGATTTTATCGGACCGGAGCCCCGAAAATGCGGCTAGGCGAATGGGATTAGGCCTTGGCAAGCTGCCGGAACGCATCCCCACGCTCCTGGAAGTTGGCGAACTGGTCGTAGCTGGCAAAGCCCGGGGAGAGCAGAACGACATCGCCCTCGGTGGCCAGGTCGCGGGCTTCGGCGACGGCCGCGTCGAGGGTTTCGCACACCCGGGCGATCCCCCCCAATTTCAACGCCAACGCGGCCGACGTCTCGCCGATGCAAAGCACGGCTTTGGCCCGCTTGGTCAGCGTGTCGATCATCGGCGTTTCGTCGCCGCCTTTGGATTTGCCGCCGATGATCTGGATCACGTTGCCTGCCGGGAACGCCTCGCATGCGGCGGCTGCGGCGGCGGGGATCGTCGCGATCGAGTCGTTGATCCAGCGGACGCCGTCCGCTTCGTGTACCAGTTCCAGACGGTGCGGTAGGCCACGAAAGTCGGCGCAAGCTTCAACCGCCTCGTCCGTGTAAAGCCCGAAGAGCTTGGCCGCGGCGTAGGCAGCTCGCTCATTGAGCCGATTGTGCTTGCCGGGCAGCAGCGGGGCGATCTTCTCCGGCAGGTTCGCCCGCTTGCCGTACTCGATCACTGTCGCCGGCGTGTAATCCTTGAACCCCCGGCTCAGCGGCGAACTACTCGCCACGACGGCGTAATCGCTTTCCCGCTGGAACCGCACGAGGTTTCGCTTGGCGTTGACGTATGCCTCCTGCGAGCCGTGCCAGTCGAGGTGGTCGGAGCCGATCATCGTGACGACGGCGATGTGCGGCGACCATCCGCTTCGGCCCAGGTGCCAAAGCATGAAGCTCGACAGTTCCAGCACGACGAAATCGTCGGGGTCGATGCGGTCGAGGTGCTCGATGAGCGGGGTGCCGTTGTTACCTCCGACCCAGACGCCATGGGGACGCTTGTGGTCGAAGACGGCTCGGACCTTGTTCGGCCGTTCGCGGACGTCCGGCCGATCGCCTTTGGCGACGACGCGGAGCATGCGGGCCAGCAGCTCGACGGTCGTGGACTTGCCCTTGGTGCCCGTGACGCCGAAGACGTATCGGCTGCGACAACGTTCGGCGAAAAGCACCACCTCCGTCGTGACTTCGACCTTCGAGTCGGCCGCCACCGCGAGCATGGGATGGCCCGGCCGGACTGCGGGCGAGGCGACCACGAGGTCGGTGTCCGAGAAATCGCCGGCATCCGGTTCGTCGCCGATTTTCAGCGTCACGTCACAGCCGTCGATCTCGGTGATCGACTCGGCCAACGCATCGCGGTTCGCCGAGTCGACGACCGTCACGATCGCGCCTTGCGTGCAGAGCCAGCGTGTCACGGCCACTCCGCCGCCGAAGCGGCCGAGCCCGAAGACGGTCACACGTTTGCCGGCAAGGTCGTTCACGCCCACACCATACGAAAGCCCACGCCTTCAGGCGTGGGTCAGCGGTTGACGTTACTCGTTGCAGACCCACGGCTGAAGCCGTGGAAGTTAGAGATTGCGCAGCTCGTCCCGCATCGCCTTCGCGGCGGCGGCGATGTTTTGTTGCCAGTCGCCGTCACCTTCGGGATAGAGCACGCTGCGGCTCGCACTGACCAGAGCGGGGGCGTCGTTCTCGAAGGCCGCGCGGGTCATCTCGGCCGTCGCCCCCTGTGCCCCGTAGCCCGGTAAAAGCAACGGGCTGTCCGGCAAGCGTCGACGCAGGCTTTGCATTTGCTCAGCCTGTGTCGCCCCCACGACCGCCCCGATCGCCGACCAGCCGCAACGGCCGAGCGCGGCGGGGCGGTGAGCGAGATCATTCACTTTCTCCGCGACCATCTCACTCCACGTCCGCCCGTCCGCGAGTTGCACGTCCTGCAGTTCCGCGCTGCCCGGGTTGCTGGTGCGCACCAGGACGAACAGCCCCTTGTCTTCGTCAACGGCGGCATTGACGAACGGCTCGAGCGTGTCCATGCCGAGCATCGGGTTGACCGTCAAGGCGTCGGGCGTTTCGACGTCCTCACCGGCCATGGGGGCGAGGTGGGCCGCGGCGTAGGCTTCGCTGGTCGCGCCGATGTCACCGCGTTTGGCGTCGCCGATGACGATCAGGCCGCGGGTCTTCGCCTCGTGGATGAGCGAGAAATACGCCTCGACGCCCTCGGCGTGGTACTGCTCGAAGTACGCCGACTGAAACTTCACCGCCGCAGCGTACTCGGCGACCGCGTCGAGCACGCCCAACGTGAACGTGA encodes:
- the groL gene encoding chaperonin GroEL (60 kDa chaperone family; promotes refolding of misfolded polypeptides especially under stressful conditions; forms two stacked rings of heptamers to form a barrel-shaped 14mer; ends can be capped by GroES; misfolded proteins enter the barrel where they are refolded when GroES binds) encodes the protein MPAKMLSFDAEARKHLLTGVQKLSRAVKTTLGPRGKNAVIDKGWGAPTVTKDGVTVAEEIDLTDKYENIGAKMVKEASSKTSDAAGDGTTTATVLAEAIFAEGYRYLTAGTDANALARGIRRATEAAVDAIVKQSKPIDASKKADIQNVAAISANNDQEVGKIMADCFMKVGKDGVITVEEGKSLDTYVDVVEGMQFDRGYLSPNFITDQDEMAVEFDKPLILVYEDKISSAQKLLPILEKIQTAKKPLLIIAEDIDGEALSTLVVNKLRGILNVAAVKAPGYGDRRKAMLNDIAVLTGGRAIMKDLGVELDAVELTDFGTAKKVRIDNDNTTIIEGAGSSADIQGRIEQIRREIDTTTSDYDREKLQERLAKLAGGVAQVNVGAATEAELKEKKARIEDALHATRAAVEEGVVPGGGTAMVRALAALDEKKLKVTGDEAAGVKVIRQALMAPLKQIAENAGHSGSVIVRRVMEDKAANGFNALTGEHVDMIAAGILTPAKVERTALQNASEVATLLLTTDCIIADQPSKGGDDHDHDHEGMDY
- the pyrF gene encoding orotidine-5'-phosphate decarboxylase — protein: MTFPDRLHAAIREKNSVVCVGIDPNYFRLPDAVIPGARNANDAAAVVDAFFTFTLGVLDAVAEYAAAVKFQSAYFEQYHAEGVEAYFSLIHEAKTRGLIVIGDAKRGDIGATSEAYAAAHLAPMAGEDVETPDALTVNPMLGMDTLEPFVNAAVDEDKGLFVLVRTSNPGSAELQDVQLADGRTWSEMVAEKVNDLAHRPAALGRCGWSAIGAVVGATQAEQMQSLRRRLPDSPLLLPGYGAQGATAEMTRAAFENDAPALVSASRSVLYPEGDGDWQQNIAAAAKAMRDELRNL
- the murD gene encoding UDP-N-acetylmuramoyl-L-alanine--D-glutamate ligase — encoded protein: MNDLAGKRVTVFGLGRFGGGVAVTRWLCTQGAIVTVVDSANRDALAESITEIDGCDVTLKIGDEPDAGDFSDTDLVVASPAVRPGHPMLAVAADSKVEVTTEVVLFAERCRSRYVFGVTGTKGKSTTVELLARMLRVVAKGDRPDVRERPNKVRAVFDHKRPHGVWVGGNNGTPLIEHLDRIDPDDFVVLELSSFMLWHLGRSGWSPHIAVVTMIGSDHLDWHGSQEAYVNAKRNLVRFQRESDYAVVASSSPLSRGFKDYTPATVIEYGKRANLPEKIAPLLPGKHNRLNERAAYAAAKLFGLYTDEAVEACADFRGLPHRLELVHEADGVRWINDSIATIPAAAAAACEAFPAGNVIQIIGGKSKGGDETPMIDTLTKRAKAVLCIGETSAALALKLGGIARVCETLDAAVAEARDLATEGDVVLLSPGFASYDQFANFQERGDAFRQLAKA